The Podospora pseudoanserina strain CBS 124.78 chromosome 7 map unlocalized CBS124.78p_7, whole genome shotgun sequence region CAGGCCTCTCCTTTTCATCGCTCACAGCCTTGGCGGCATAATGGTCAAAGAGGCCTTGCGGCAAGCGTACAACAATCAGAACCGACATATTCAGCTTAGACAAACATTCGACTCGACCATTGGCATACTCTTCTTTGGGACACCTCACGGAGGCGCTGATCCACGTGGACTTGTCGTGGGAATTATCGAGAGACTTGCCAAAGGATTGGGATTCGAGGCTAACCAGCATGTTCTCAACACTTTGCTGCCGGATTCGGAGTGTAGGCAGCTGAGGGACGAGTTCAATCCGGTCCTTCAAGATCAAAACTGGATCATCTATTCGTTTCAAGAAGGGCTTGCACTGTCGGGTCTTGGACAAAAGGTCGTGGAAAATAGTTCGTCATGCCTGAACTTCCCGAAGACTGAGATGACCATCTCAATTGGGAAGGACCACCGTGAAATGTGGTAAGTTCAAACATCCCTCTTTTGAGCGTTGCTGTTGCAGCCTGAAATTTAAGTTGACAGACCTAGTCGTTTTTCTAGCGTCTATGACCCCCAGTATCAAAAGGTGGCAGCAGCTCTGGATCGTATTGCGGAACAAGTCTCGGTgtccccatcaacatctgACGTGGGATTGTCCGCCTCATTTCCTGATGAGCAAGAACCCGCGGAGGCGATTTCGCTGGACCACCAGAGCATTCAAACACTGCTGGATTCGTTGAGATTTGAGCAGATCGACTCACGGCAGGAAAGCATTCGGGTGGCGCACAAAAACACTTGCGTCTGGGTAACGAAAACACGAGAATACAAAGACTGGCTTgacatcaacaagatggagGATCATCACGGCTTCCTTTGGATGAGAGGAAAAGCAGGAAGTGGAAAGTCAACTTTGATCAAATCGACCCTCAGAAGCTTTCAAAACTCCAAGAGCAGCAAGGGTACTACGGTCAtccacttcttcttcaacgcGCGGGGtgctgagctggagaagacCACAAGAGGGATGTACCGGGCACTTCTTGTTCAACTACTGGAGATACTGCAGAAGAAAATGCCCCATTTTCAAAGGGATGTCTTCAAGTCGGCTGCTATCAAAACTTGGAATGTAAGAGAAGGTCGCGAGTGGTCCGTCGCAATTCTGGAAGAGCTTTTCGAAAACGCCATTTTGTCTATTGGTCAGGAAGAAGTGACATGCTTCATCGACGCGCTGGACGAATGTGATGACGAGCAGGTTGAGCCGATGATTCGACTTTTTGAGAGAATCGGCGAACAAGTTGTCTCCAATGGCCTGCGCTTTCGTATCTTCTTTTCTAGTCGACCTTATCCAGATATCTCACTGGACACCTGTCTCAACCTCTTGCTTGACGGACAGGAGGGGCATGTCAGAGATATCAAGACTTATATTCAGAAGGAATTGAGGGCTGGTGATCAGCAGACTAAGGATCAATTACTGTTGAGGGCATCAGGGATTTTCATGTGGACTGTCCTGGTCGTGGACATCTTGAATAAGGAGAAGCGCAAAGGGACACCCAATCACTTAGTCACCAAAAAACTCAAAAAGATCCCAGGCGATCTATGGGAGCTGTTCAAAAGCATTTTGAATCGAGACCAGGAGGACAAAGACCAGCTCCTGCTTTGTATCCAGTGGCTATTGTTCACGCGAAAACCGTTGGGTCCGGAGGAGTTTTACCATGCTCTTCTTGCCGGGATTGAGACTGACGACGACTCAGTGTTTGAGGACAACTCAGAGTCCGACGACTACGAAGTGCTCGGGGAGAACTCTGATTCTGAGCACAGTCCAGGTTTTCATGTTCAGTCAGATCCAGACAAGGATTCACATTCCCTAGATGAAGGCACTTCTGCGACCGGGGATGCTTTGAGAGCCACAGTTCCTGATATCCCTAGATTCATTCGGAGTATTTCCAAGGGCCTTGCTGAGATCACACAGTCGAAGAAAGCCCCAGTTGTGCAGTTCATCCATGAATCGGTGCGAGATTTTCTTctgaaagaagaaaaaaggggggtgcGAGTGGTTTGGCCCGAGCTTGGCGACGATTTTGAGGCGCAAAGCCATGATAGATTGAAGCAATGCTGTTTCCAGTACTATATGCGGAGCGACATTCTGACCATCCTCAGCGTTGGTTTCGACATTGCACTTCCCCAAGCTTCAGCTGAGGAAGGCCGTGCCCTCCGCGTGAAGGCTACAGAGACCTTTCCATTTCTAGGTTATGCTACCCTAAACGTCCTCTGGCATGCTGAATGTGCACAAACTGCTCAAGTTGGCGCTATTTCGCAACAAGGGTTCCTCAATAAAGACTTCGACTTACGGacatggttgctgttgcgaaATGTTCTGGAAGTACATGAGGCTCGCCGGTACAACTCCACATATACGGCCAGTCTGCTTTATGTGCTAGCAGAGCTCAACGTACCTGCCTTGATCAGAATATCTTTACCCAGCTCCAGTGGTACTGCCAGTATCATCACAGAAAAAGAGCGATATGGCTCACCTGTCCTTGCTGCGATAGTATCCCAGAGTCGGGGTGCAGTTGATGCCTTCGTGGATCATTTAGCAGCCCTCCAGCAGATTCCGCCATCGACTGTTGGTGGATGGAGATCAGAAACCGGAACACACTCGTCACTATCCACTATAGGTTTTCGGTTTTCGCAGAAGAGGGTTCTTTTATCATATGCTGCGGAATATGGGGACGTGGCACTTTGCCATCTTGTTGGCAGGATTCTTGGCCACGAGGAGGTCAACAAGCGCGACCAGGAGGGAAGAACGCCGCTATGGTATGCCGCTCTGGGGGGACACAGCGATGTTGCGAAGGTTCTctgtcaagaaggagcagacCCCAACATTGTTGAAAAGAACAATATCTCGCCTCTTTTATCTGCAGCCAACAAAGGACATCTGAAGGTTGTGGAATGCCTCTATCGGGAAGGTGCCAATATTGAAGCAAGTTATAATTTTGGCACAACGCCTATCTCACGTGCATCTAAGGCAGGGCATGTCGACATTGTGAAGTTCCTCTGTGAGAAGGGTGCAGATATCAACAAACCCGACAGCACGAAGAGAGGGCCTATTTCATACGCGTCTGAAGGAGGCCACACGGCTATTGTGTCATTTCTTGTTCGAGAAGGGGCTGACTTATATGCCAAGGATGTCCATCAGAACATACCTGCAGTGTACGCTGTCAAGAAGGGCCATATGGATTGTCTCAAGATTCTTGTTAGCAGCGACTCTGATTTTGAAGCGAAGAATAAGTGGGGAGAaacgatgctgatgatggcggtTAAAGGGGGTAACCAGAAGATGGTTGAGTGGCTTCTTGAGCATGGAGCCAGTGCCATCAATCTTCGAGATGAAAGAGGGCGGACGCCTTTTAGCTACGCTGTTGTTTCTTATAAAGGTCAGGACATGGTGAAGTTTCTGCTCTCTACAGGAAAGGTTGAGATTGACTCTAAGGACAATAACGGACGCACGCCACTTAGCTGTGCTGTTACCCATTGGGGAAATAATCGCAGCTTAAAACTTCTCCTAGGGACTGGGAATGTTGACATAAATTCCAAAGACGATGGTGGGCGGTCGCCATTGAGTTGGGCGGCGGGG contains the following coding sequences:
- a CDS encoding uncharacterized protein (COG:S; EggNog:ENOG503Q4G4), with the protein product MAAISRDKIPAIGLTVIHEPEGEANLDVVFVHGFTGHPVRTWTHNGGSERLDQASEPPPKARKVNLFSRPHEQKKSTPSSASVYWPQDLLPKNLPHARVATFGYDTNIRHRHVGPVLNKSTIYDMAKDFLYRLEALRRSNSSRPLLFIAHSLGGIMVKEALRQAYNNQNRHIQLRQTFDSTIGILFFGTPHGGADPRGLVVGIIERLAKGLGFEANQHVLNTLLPDSECRQLRDEFNPVLQDQNWIIYSFQEGLALSGLGQKVVENSSSCLNFPKTEMTISIGKDHREMCVYDPQYQKVAAALDRIAEQVSVSPSTSDVGLSASFPDEQEPAEAISLDHQSIQTLLDSLRFEQIDSRQESIRVAHKNTCVWVTKTREYKDWLDINKMEDHHGFLWMRGKAGSGKSTLIKSTLRSFQNSKSSKGTTVIHFFFNARGAELEKTTRGMYRALLVQLLEILQKKMPHFQRDVFKSAAIKTWNVREGREWSVAILEELFENAILSIGQEEVTCFIDALDECDDEQVEPMIRLFERIGEQVVSNGLRFRIFFSSRPYPDISLDTCLNLLLDGQEGHVRDIKTYIQKELRAGDQQTKDQLLLRASGIFMWTVLVVDILNKEKRKGTPNHLVTKKLKKIPGDLWELFKSILNRDQEDKDQLLLCIQWLLFTRKPLGPEEFYHALLAGIETDDDSVFEDNSESDDYEVLGENSDSEHSPGFHVQSDPDKDSHSLDEGTSATGDALRATVPDIPRFIRSISKGLAEITQSKKAPVVQFIHESVRDFLLKEEKRGVRVVWPELGDDFEAQSHDRLKQCCFQYYMRSDILTILSVGFDIALPQASAEEGRALRVKATETFPFLGYATLNVLWHAECAQTAQVGAISQQGFLNKDFDLRTWLLLRNVLEVHEARRYNSTYTASLLYVLAELNVPALIRISLPSSSGTASIITEKERYGSPVLAAIVSQSRGAVDAFVDHLAALQQIPPSTVGGWRSETGTHSSLSTIGFRFSQKRVLLSYAAEYGDVALCHLVGRILGHEEVNKRDQEGRTPLWYAALGGHSDVAKVLCQEGADPNIVEKNNISPLLSAANKGHLKVVECLYREGANIEASYNFGTTPISRASKAGHVDIVKFLCEKGADINKPDSTKRGPISYASEGGHTAIVSFLVREGADLYAKDVHQNIPAVYAVKKGHMDCLKILVSSDSDFEAKNKWGETMLMMAVKGGNQKMVEWLLEHGASAINLRDERGRTPFSYAVVSYKGQDMVKFLLSTGKVEIDSKDNNGRTPLSCATMVGGRH